In the genome of Cynocephalus volans isolate mCynVol1 chromosome 10, mCynVol1.pri, whole genome shotgun sequence, the window CCGCGGCCGGTGTTTGTCCCGCGGGGCTGGGGACCCTGCGCTGCCCCCGGTGGCCTCGTGGCTGGCTCAGGGGCTGACCTTAGCCCATTTCCCTCGCGTGGGGGTCCGGGCGGCCCAGCGGCGGGTGCCGGCCACTCGCGGGGCCTGTCCCGGGTAGGGGGTCTGCTCGTCCGAGTCTGCTTGCCCGGCCTGGCGTTATTCAAAGGGAGGCCTCGGTCCCCCGCGGCTCGCCTCCGGACCCGTAGCTTTCGGAGCTAGCCGCTTTCGACTGCTGTTGCAGCCGAACAGAATTCAGTTCTGACCTAGGTGGTCGACAGACATTCTTTGAGGGTCCGCTGTGTTCCAGTGTTGAGGGTACAGCGAGGAACAGATGAACATCCGCTCCGATGGAGTTGACCGGGGAGGAGCCGTTCAGTAAATGCTAATCCCGTAGATAAAATGCTCAAGTAGTGCCTTTACTGTAACAGTAAAGAAAGGGAGAGCAGCGGGTTAGGGATGGAGGGGATGGTCTCGAAGGAAGCGCCATTTAAATCGTCAACGTCCCTAATACCGAGGCACGTCTTATTTTCCAGAAATTATTCTTATGCGTGAAATACGGTTTCCTCATACAGGGATTCCCCTCCTAAGTGTTGTTTGTATTTAAAACATTCTACCAGATTGTGACTTTAGAGGCCTGTCAAAACATTGTAGCAAGTGGAAACTATGCCATTGACTTCTGTGAGGCCCGGTTTTTAATTATTTGGTAAGCTGCCTCTACCACTGCAGGAGCTTATACATATCAGAAACAAAATAGAGTAGTTCTTATCTGTTTCCTCTGTGAAATCGCTCgattaaaaggtaaaattattttttcaggatCCTGGGGATGCAGCACAACAGGAAGCAAAGCAAAGGTATGGGCTGGAAATCTGAACTTTTTAAGGGTGATTTCAtcgaatggatttttttttttttctttttacttcttttgctgTAGTTATTTTAATAGGTGTGAATCAAAGTTTTTCCTGGCATAGTGATTTTTCCGTAAATCATTATGAGGGTTTTTTCGTTACTAATTTGTTAATGAACATGTATGGAGCCTCATTTAATACCTTGCATTGCAGTTACTTGTTGACGTTTCTCTGTTAAACAGTGATTACCTTAAGATGAGCATAATAGAAGTACCTCATAGGGATGTTAGGAATACATGGGTATAGCGCCTCAcacttagtaagtgctcaataaatattaactgttgTCCTAGTCTTATTTTATCTCAGTGCATGGCAGATCACCTCACACAGGTGCAGATACTCGCTGAATGGCAGGTTTATCGAATGAATATTATTACCCCATTAtgctacctttttaaaaattgtggttaaaaaacataaagttaaccatttCAACCATTTGTAAGTACACTGTTCAGTAGTGTTCactatattcacattgttgtgcaacaggtgtctagaacttgttcatcttgCAGAACCAAAACCCTATACTTATTGGACAACTCTCCATTTCCCCTTCCCTGCATCATTTCTACCTTTTAACTCCTTCAttccttcagcaaatattttttgagcacctgccCTGGATCAGGCACTGTGCCGGGTCTACAGACATAGGCAAGGCAGAGAAGGTTCAGAAGACAGATGGTAAGCACCTAAGATAGTGatacaaagaaagtaaaactacACAAATTTCATTGCTTCTAAGATGTACATTCTTTTTCGCATTTTAACATATCTGAAATTGGAATGCATTTCATAATCGCTTTTGTCCTGGATTCTTACAGAGAGGACTTACTTTTGCTTCTGCCATCACTTCAGTACATTTCTAACCTGAgacctttttttttcaaaagatgaccgataaaggggtcttaaaccttgacttggtggtgtcagcaccacgctctccctagtgagttaaccgaccatccctatatagggatccaaacccgtggctttggttttatcagcaccacactctcccaagtgagccacaggccggcccttaatcggagaccttttaaaattaaattctgtgCTTGAGGTTCTCGCCTTCCTCCTCCCTGGTAGTGTGAATTGAGATAGAAACCCTGCAAGACTAAAGCTTGAAGTTCTCAGGGgaacttttgtcttttttcttccttcactcaGGGCCAGATACATGCAAGCTTCCTGCTGTCCCTTTCTGCGTGGCAGGTTTTCTTGTTTACCTTGTACTGAGGATGTTGCTCTTGATACCCCAGATTTGATTAGGGGTCTCTTACTAAACCTCTCATCTAGGGTGTTTTTTCATAGACttaaaactgtggtatatcttaCAATCAATGGCATCTTAGATTCAGTAAAATATAGTAATAGTAGTTTGTGTCAGGGTTGAAGTACATGGGAGCTGTAAGGAAAAGGCAGTGAGCTTTGTGCCATATTCCATGAACCCTAGGGCTTCTGAGCTAGGGGCAGATAGTGACCAcagccagccccagctcctcctctaaTTCAGCCGAAGCATCTCTgctcttgtttgttttctgtgttgtgTTCCTTGAAGGActtcatttgagaaaaaaaaaatttttttctgttacttaagTTTAAGACCACTGCCATATGAACATGAACTAGTTCCTACTTGGGTAGGTAGAAAGAAGCAAGGATAGTTGCAAAGTTATAATTtcactccccttccccacccaatGAATAGAACTGAGAGTCTTAACATGGGATCTGGTTCTCACTTGGCCACAGTTACCTGTATCTCTTTCACATAGCTTCTCTGGGTCCCAGCTTCATCTCTAAAGAAATTACACAGATTAATCACTTGGTCCTTCTGATTGCCTGACATCCCACTACAAATTTCTAGCACCTGTCACATACCAGGTACTTAGTAAGTGTTGGTAATGGTGATTGAACTGAAACTCCATCTTGAATTATGAAAATGTAAAGCCTACCTTCCAACCCTGATAGGTTTACATCCACATATAAAGCAGGCTGTTCAAGGGCAAAGGTGGATTCTTCTACTTTAATTGTAGCTGCTGCCGTCTGCACAGCACCTGTTGTACTGCAGTCTGTATACTGCAGTCGTCTATCTTGAGAATCATATTGAATGAGCTACTTTTTTATATGTTCAATAGAAATGCTGACGGATTAGTTCTAATTTTGCTTGACCTATGTTTTTGTTGTAGGGAAGCAGAAATGCGAAACAGTATCTTAGCCCAAGTTCTGGATCAGTCAGCCCGGGCCAGGTGTAAGCATCtttgatttcctttatttccatAAAGTTGACTTGAGTTAGTTGAATGGGGAGATACATATGCAGTTATTGCTATCTCtagattaaatatttgtttacttaaaaaCACTTGACATATAGATAATCTGTAAAATGTATGAAGTTTATAAAGCTAGAGAAATGTACTTAATCGTTATTAAAAGTACCAGCTCAATTCTCTCTTACCAGAGAGATATTCTCCAAGTGTATATCTGGTAAAATTTGTAGGAAACAGCTCTTAAATAGAGTCAATCACAAAATATTGCTGGTAGTTGACATGGACAATGGGCACTTACTTTATTGCATTCTCAGTTTTTAGTGTATGTTCAGAGTTTttcaataaaaaccaaaaagaaaactatatagaaacaaaaataaaatgagccaATCAGAATGAACTAGTATCTTTTGTACTAGTTTGTAACTtgaagcccagtttgagtttagAAGAGATAGCTGTAGATAGATCACCATCATTTTGTATGTGTAGTAATAAATAAGTTGTTTTTCACAGGGTAATCATACATTTTAAGAAACAAGAAAGCATGGGGTTTAGACTCTGAGAACCCAAGTTTAATCTTGGATCTACCACTACTCCATGTGGCCTTGACTGAGATTGACATGGATgaactttagttttctcattttttaaagggCTAACAATACTGTCTGCCCTGTCCCCTTTACTGGTTGAGACACATAAACAAGCTTGTGAAGTGTTTTGGAAATGTCAGTGCATAGTTTTAagatataatacaaatataagtGCATTTAGTTTTGATGCCTTTCTgcgtatttattttttcttttcagtaagtAACTTAGCACTTGTAAAGCCCGAAAAAACTAAAGCAGTAGAGAATTACCTTATACAGATGGCAAGATTTGGACAACTAAGTGGGAAGGTAAGCTTGGACTGTCTACTTTATCAAAACGTGGCTTCAAAAAGTCAATTTTATCTTCATCTGATTACAGAATTTTTGTTGACTCTTCCTATGAGgaaattttaaaggagaaaatagtCATACTTaccaaaaatcctaaaagatAGTTTCCTTTCCTAAAATCTACTTTTCTCCCTTCCTGACATTGCTATGAAACCTTGTTTCTGTCTGTGTGACCCAATGACTATTAGGGTCAGCTAGCTCAATTTGCTCCTGCTCTGGAAACAAGTTTTGTCGATAATACCAATTAAAATACTACCAATGTAGGTAGAAGTTAGGCTTGTTTTGCAAATGAGGTGGTGCTAAAAGCCCTTGCTTATTATATGTGTTAGTATAAGACCATGAGGGATGTATTCTGACAAGCCTGACCTTCCTTCAAGATCCCCACGAGCCCCACCTGCACTGGGAAGACTTCTGCTGCTACGGCAGCCTACCCAAATCAATCCTGTCCCCTAAGCCCCTCACACTAAGAACCACTTGCATGTGGGAGCCACAGCCAGTTGATCTTTTGGGGTGTGACATCTCCTTATCTCCTGGTGGTGAAGCAT includes:
- the PDCD5 gene encoding programmed cell death protein 5, with translation MADEELEALRKQRLAELQAKHGDPGDAAQQEAKQREAEMRNSILAQVLDQSARARLSNLALVKPEKTKAVENYLIQMARFGQLSGKVSEQGLIEILEKVSQQTEKKTTVKFNRRKVMDSDEDDDY